The genomic stretch GACGGCATTGCGCTGCATCTCCGCCTCCGGCCCGGCCACCAGAGCGCCCGGATCCCGGCCCATGACCGTGGCGGCTCGGTCCAGCACCGCCTGCGCCGCCGGCTCGCGCCGCAGCGGCTCCAGCATGCCCGGCCCCTGTCCGCCCTGGCCGGAACAGAGGATACCCAGACTCATGCCCAGCCCCTTCGCAGGGCGTGAACGAAATGCGCCGCCGCCAGCATGTCGGCGCTGCCGCCGGGCGACAGGCGGCGGGCGACGCAGGCGCGGTGCAGGGCCAGCGCCTCGGCCCGCCAATTACCGCGGAACACCCCGCCGCGGTCGAGGAAGCAGCGGGCGCCCTCCCGGACGAAGGCCAGCCCGGCGGGACCGCCGCGATGCAGCAGGTTGGTGTCTTCCAGTTCGGCCATCAGGGTGAACAGTGTCTGCATCAGCGCCCGTTCCGGATCGGCGCCAAGCGTCAGCGCGCGGTCCAGCGCCGGCAGCGCAAGCGTGAACAGGGTCGGAAAGCCGTCCGCCGCCTCCAACCGGGCACCGCGGGCGCCATAACGCTGGACTGCCCGCGCACCGTGGCTGGCGGGGACCAGCGGTGCGGCGGCCAGGATGCCGGCTCCCCACCGGTCGGCGACCGTCTCGCCAAGCGCCGCTCCCCGCAGCGTCAGGCCCCGGCGCATCCGCCAACCCGCCGCGGCGGCGAGGAACCCGATGCCGAACACCGCGCCGCGGTGCGTGTTGACACCGCCGGTGGCCGCCAGCATCCGGCGCTCGGCGGCGATGCCGAGGTCGCGCAGGGTGGCGAAATCTTCCCCCGCAGCACCCGCGGCGGCGATGGTGCGGAAATAGCCGCGCAGGGCGAACAGGCTGCGCAGGAAGGTGCCCATGTCCATGTCGTCATGGCTGCCGCTGTCGAGCGGGCTGACCAGTCCCGGCTTCGGGTGGAGCGCCAGTTCGGCATAGAGCGCACGGACCGCCGTCCGCCCGACCATCGCCGCGAGCGGTCCGGCAGCATCGGCGGGACTGGAGGAAAGCGCGGCATTGCTGCGGATCATGCGGCATCCTTCCGGTCGAACAGCGCAAGCACGGACGCGAGGTCACGCAAGCCCACCTCCACCGGTCCCTTGACCAGCAGGCGGGCGGGCCGGCCAACCAGTTCCCGCCACGCGACCGCCACCCCATCCGGCAGCAGGATTTCGCCGTCCAGGCGGGGGGGGCCGTCACCGGTTTCCGCCAGCAGATCCAGCAACCGGTCCAGCTGCCAACGGTCGCGTGGAGCGAACACCAGGTCGATGTCCGACTCCGGCCGGACATAGCGCAGGCCGGTGCGGTGCTGCCAAGCCAGCGAGCCATAAACCGCCGCCGCCACACCCAAGTCCAGCGCCCGCCGCACCAGTTCCACCAGCATCGGCTGCCATGCCGCCGGGGCTGAATTCAGCGCCTCGGCCAGCGGCAGCGGAGCCAAACGTTCGGCCACCGCGCCGACCGCCACATGCAGGCCGATGCGCCGCTTGTCTGGGGTGGCGAGGCCGAGCCGAAGCTCCCCCGCCTCGTCACCCGACCGGCCGCGCGCGATCACCAAAGGTCGGCCGGCGGCGCACCAGTCCGCAGCCTCGGCCTGCTCCGCCGCCGCCAGAGGGGAGCGGAGATGTTCCGCCCAGCCCTCCGCCAGCCGAACCCAGCCATGGCGCGCCCACGGGTCAGACGGCATCGTGCCGCACCCGGTCGGCCACCTTGCGGGCAAGCTGCCGACCGCCGCGCTCCTCGCCCAACGACCGGCGCGGATCGCCATCCACAGGTGCCGCCAGCGCCTCGGCGAGGCAGGCGGCGAGGTCGCCGTCCCACAGGCCGGTGATGGCGCCCATCCGGCGGTAATTCTCCACGCCGGGGGCGAACACAGGAGACGACGCGCTCAGCTCGGTCAGCCGTTCCAGCGGGATCTTGGTGACACGGGACATCGC from Azospirillum sp. TSH100 encodes the following:
- the mdcB gene encoding triphosphoribosyl-dephospho-CoA synthase MdcB, with translation MIRSNAALSSSPADAAGPLAAMVGRTAVRALYAELALHPKPGLVSPLDSGSHDDMDMGTFLRSLFALRGYFRTIAAAGAAGEDFATLRDLGIAAERRMLAATGGVNTHRGAVFGIGFLAAAAGWRMRRGLTLRGAALGETVADRWGAGILAAAPLVPASHGARAVQRYGARGARLEAADGFPTLFTLALPALDRALTLGADPERALMQTLFTLMAELEDTNLLHRGGPAGLAFVREGARCFLDRGGVFRGNWRAEALALHRACVARRLSPGGSADMLAAAHFVHALRRGWA
- the mdcG gene encoding malonate decarboxylase holo-[acyl-carrier-protein] synthase: MPSDPWARHGWVRLAEGWAEHLRSPLAAAEQAEAADWCAAGRPLVIARGRSGDEAGELRLGLATPDKRRIGLHVAVGAVAERLAPLPLAEALNSAPAAWQPMLVELVRRALDLGVAAAVYGSLAWQHRTGLRYVRPESDIDLVFAPRDRWQLDRLLDLLAETGDGPPRLDGEILLPDGVAVAWRELVGRPARLLVKGPVEVGLRDLASVLALFDRKDAA